A genome region from Chelonia mydas isolate rCheMyd1 chromosome 12, rCheMyd1.pri.v2, whole genome shotgun sequence includes the following:
- the IRX5 gene encoding iroquois-class homeodomain protein IRX-5, producing the protein MCLAMSYPQGYLYQPSASLALYSCPAYSTSVIAGPRTDELGRSSSGSAFSPYAGSTAFTAPSPGYNSHLQYGTDPAAAAAFTSYVGSPYDHTPGMAGSLGYHPYAAPLGSYPYGDPAYRKNATRDATATLKAWLNEHRKNPYPTKGEKIMLAIITKMTLTQVSTWFANARRRLKKENKMTWTPRNRSEDEEEEENIDLEKNDEDEPQKLEEKGDPEAPETGGGEEQKAAPGCERLQEPHSPAGQEAEGGLSDSDCKEPPEERLEGRPGPPKAAGPAALVQCPAGRILQQAAGGEEIQHQYRPPSAAAAAPHPGELHPITPSSNSTSVIHSPQQAALAKPKLWSLAEIATSADKSKESSSEVSPGAGPTQGPPLAGSSTSHSPSRSPSSQCPFPNSAVLSRSLYYASPFYPGYTNYSTFGHLHSHAGTNPAAGAPSSHFNGLNQTILNRAETLAKETKMIRSQSQVDLCKDSPYELKKGMSNI; encoded by the exons ATGTGCTTGGCCATGTCGTATCCTCAGGGTTACTTGTACCAGCCATCCGCTTCCTTGGCTCTCTACTCCTGCCCGGCTTACAGTACCAGCGTGATCGCCGGACCCAGGACCGATGAACTTGGGAGATCTTCCTCGGGCTCCGCTTTCTCGCCTTACGCCGGATCTACCGCCTTCACCGCCCCTTCTCCGGGTTACAACTCCCACCTCCAGTACGGCACAGACCCGGCAGCCGCCGCCGCCTTCACTTCGTACGTG GGCTCACCCTACGACCACACACCAGGTATGGCAGGTTCCCTGGGGTACCATCCCTACGCGGCGCCCCTGGGCTCCTACCCCTATGGAGATCCAGCCTACCGAAAAAATGCCACCCGGGATGCCACCGCCACCCTCAAGGCCTGGCTGAACGAGCACCGCAAGAACCCCTACCCCACCAAGGGCGAGAAGATCATGCTGGCCATCATCACCAAAATGACCCTCACCCAGGTCTCCACCTGGTTCGCCAACGCCCGGAGGAGGCTCAAAAAGGAGAATAAAATGACCTGGACCCCCAGGAACCGGAGCGAGGacgaggaagaagaggagaataTCGACCTCGAGAAAAACGACGAGGATGAGCCCCAGAAGCTGGAGGAAAAAGGCGACCCGGAGGCTCCCGAGACAG gaggaggagaggagcagaaggCAGCCCCGGGCTGCGAGCGGCTGCAGGAACCCCACTCCCCGGCGGGCCAGGAGGCCGAGGGGGGCCTGAGTGACTCGGATTGTAAAGAGCCTCcggaggagaggctggaggggaGGCCGGGCCCCCCCAAAGCGGCCGGCCCTGCGGCCTTGGTGCAGTGCCCGGCCGGCCGGATCCTGCAGCAGGCGGCTGGCGGCGAGGAGATCCAGCACCAGTACCGGCCCCCTTcggcagccgccgccgccccccaccCGGGAGAGCTGCACCCCATCACCCCCTCCAGCAACAGCACGTCGGTGATCCACTCGCCGCAGCAGGCGGCCCTCGCCAAACCCAAACTCTGGTCCCTGGCCGAGATCGCCACCTCCGCGGACAAATCGAAAGAGAGCAGCAGCGAGGTGTCTCCGGGAGCGGGGCCGACCCAGGGCCCTCCCTTGGCCGGGAGCAGCACCTCGCATTCCCCGTCGCggtccccctcctcccagtgcccTTTTCCTAACAGCGCCGTCCTCTCCCGGTCCCTTTACTACGCGTCTCCGTTTTACCCGGGCTACACGAACTATAGCACTTTTGGGCACCTTCACAGCCACGCTGGCACCAACCCGGCAGCCGGAGCCCCCAGCAGCCATTTCAATGGATTAAACCAGACTATTTTAAACAGAGCAGAAACCTTGGCTAAAGAAACTAAAATGATCAGAAGCCAATCCCAAGTAGATCTTTGCAAAGACTCACCTTACGAACTGAAGAAAGGTATGTCCAACATTTAA